In the Colletotrichum higginsianum IMI 349063 chromosome 7 map unlocalized unitig_7, whole genome shotgun sequence genome, one interval contains:
- a CDS encoding Methyltransferase — MSEAPEVIVEYAYDHISEWYLQWVDSQKSPRERYAKRLLEELQPSPSILELGCGPGVPVLNMLLNHGAHVVANDISTRQIEMARARFPAATLVAGDMTALTFEPESFHGAVSFYTLFHLPRSKLKPMLVKIHDSLKPGGVFVFNLATIDEEEIHGEFLGYGMFWSSYDVDGNQALLREVGFDILQVEVLQAGDGKLEEDDPDFDAEFMWVVARKRHSSAEQNPVRMMNPGK; from the coding sequence ATGTCTGAGGCACCTGAAGTCATTGTCGAATACGCCTACGACCACATCTCAGAATGGTACCTGCAGTGGGTCGACAGCCAGAAATCGCCGCGGGAAAGATACGCCAAGAGGCTCCTGGAAGAGCTGCAGCCTTCGCCTTCTATTCTGGAGCTTGGCTGTGGCCCTGGCGTTCCGGTCTTGAACATGCTTCTCAATCACGGCGCACACGTTGTTGCAAACGACATCTCGACCAGACAAATCGAAATGGCAAGGGCCCGCTTCCCGGCCGCCACGCTCGTTGCAGGCGACATGACAGCACTCACTTTTGAGCCGGAGAGCTTCCATGGGGCAGTCAGTTTCTACACGCTGTTCCACCTTCCGCGGTCGAAGCTCAAGCCCATGCTCGTCAAGATCCATGATTCGCTAAAGCCCGGAGGAGTCTTTGTTTTCAATCTCGCTAccatcgacgaggaagaaATCCATGGCGAATTCTTGGGGTACGGAATGTTCTGGAGCAGCTATGACGTGGACGGGAACCAGGCGCTGCTGAGAGAAGTCGGATTCGACATTTTGCAAGTGGAAGTATTGCAAGCTGGCGATGGGAAGCTTGAGGAGGACGATCCGGATTTCGACGCCGAGTTTATGTGGGTGGTGGCGCGAAAGAGACATTCTTCCGCCGAGCAGAATCCTGTAAGGATGATGAATCCTGGCAAGTAG
- a CDS encoding OPT family small oligopeptide transporter, which produces MAFNKWRGKVSERPIVVDAVTTGTDAQGLETVNPEAELKKFKKLHKWDPFLEIDTLDTAENALNSGDYEKEAAVEAALHEDSPYAEVRASVLPFDDPDMPINTIRAWTIGAVMCTIVAACNILLGLRRSPIIITSTVVQLVSYPMGCAWARFVPEVTFRLFGNELSTNPGPFNVKEHTIITMMTAAGASASYAIDILLAQELFYKQFFGWGFQVLLIISTQAMGLGIAGILRRYLVWPAAMVWPATLITTTVMNSLHDHSSSDPALTNGWRIGRYKFFLIVAAGTFVYEWIPEVFAQFLQIFTFVCWIAPKNVVVNQIFGGQTGLGLIPISFDWSIISGYLLSPLQTPAFAIANVGVGIIIMLLGCVGLSWGGPEFYRYLPISANQNFDHFAEAYNTSRILTPEFTFNETAYKEYSPLILGPAFSLSYGMGFAGLISTLVHVALFYGRDIVDRTRSATNEEADVHLKLMRRYKEAPEWWFMIMFGVSFAFGMIASQVWSTHLTWWAYIICILIGSFFILPVGIIQAVTNQQTGLNVVTEMIVGYMTPGRPVAMMLFKSWGYMLCYNGLQYVSDMKVGHYMKIPPRTMFAAQTFAVVWLSMVQLAAYNFLRGNIDGICTPSQAQGLTCPQARTFYNASVIWGVIGPRRMFGAGQLYSWVNYFWLIGAVCPVIQYFLARRYPRSMLRYVFFPAIFGAAGMIPPATIWWLGQWVIVGLIFNWWIRARYTGWWTRYNYVLSGALDIGTALCIVVSGLALGLSNTTFPDWWGNTVPFNNLDSDGAAVSKILPKDGSFIGPTSW; this is translated from the exons atgGCCTTCAACAAGTGGCGGGGCAAGGTGTCGGAGCGGCCCATcgtggtcgacgccgtcacgacCGGCACCGACGCGCAGGGGCTCGAGACGGTCAACCCGGAGGCCGAGCTGAAGAAGTTCAAGAAGCTTCACAAGTGGGATCCCTTCCTGGAGATCGACACGCTCGACACGGCCGAGAATGCTCTCAACTCGGGCGACtacgagaaggaggccgccgtcgaggccgccctccACGAGGACTCTCCCTACGCCGAGGTCCGGGCTTCG GTACTACCTTTTGATGACCCCGACATGCCCATCAACACGATCCGCGCGTGGaccatcggcgccgtcatgtgcaccatcgtcgccgcctgcaacatcctgctcggcctgcgccgctcgcccatcatcatcacctccACCGTCGTCCAGCTGGTGTCGTACCCGATGGGCTGCGCCTGGGCCCGGTTCGTGCCCGAGGTGACGTTCCGCCTCTTCGGCAACGAGCTCAGCACGAACCCGGGGCCCTTCAACGTCAAGGAGcacaccatcatcaccatgatgacggcggccggcgcgtCGGCCAGCTACGCCATCGACATCCTGCTCGCCCAGGAGCTCTTCTACAAGCAGTTCTTCGGCTGGGGCTTCCAGGTGCTGCTCATCATCTCGACGCAGGCCATgggcctcggcatcgccggcatcCTGCGCCGCTACCTCGTCTGGCCGGCCGCCATGGTGtggccggcgacgctgaTCACGACGACCGTCATGAACTCCCTCCACGACCACTCGTCCTCGGACCCAGCCCTGACCAACGGCTGGAGGATCGGCCGCTACAAGTTCTTCCTCATTGTGGCTGCCGGGACCTTCGTGTACGAGTGGATCCCCGAGGTGTTTGCGCAGTTCCTGCAGATCTTCACCTTTGTCTGCTGGATCGCGCCCAagaacgtcgtcgtcaaccaGATCTTTGGCGGCCAgaccggcctcggcctcatccCCATCTCCTTCGACTGGAGCATCATCTCGGGATACCTGCTGTCCCCGCTGCAGACCCCggccttcgccatcgccaacgtcggcgtcggcatcatcatcatgctGCTCGGCTGCGTCGGCCTGTCCTGGGGCGGCCCCGAGTTCTACCGCTACCTGCCCATCAGCGCGAACCAGAACTTTGACCACTTCGCCGAGGCCTACAACACGAGCCGCATCCTGACGCCCGAGTTCACCTTCAACGAGACGGCCTACAAGGAGTACTCGcccctcatcctcggcccGGCCTTCTCGCTGAGCTACGGCATGGGCTTCGCCGGCCTCATCAGCACGCTCGTCCACGTGGCCCTCTTCTACGGccgcgacatcgtcgaccgCACGCGCTCCGCCAccaacgaggaggccgacgtGCACCTCAAGCTCATGCGGCGGTACAAGGAGGCGCCCGAGTGGTGGTTCATGATCATGTTCGGCGTCAGCTTCGCCTTCGGCATGATCGCCTCGCAGGTCTGGAGCACGCACCTGACGTGGTGGGCGTACATCATCTGCATCCTCATCGGGTCCTTCTTCATCCTGCCCGTCGGCATCATCCAGGCCGTCACCAACCAGCAGACGGGCCTCAACGTCGTCACCGAGATGATCGTCGGCTACATGACGCCCGGCCGCCCCGTCGCCATGATGCTCTTCAAGTCGTGGGGCTACATGCTCTGCTACAACGGCCTGCAGTACGTCTCCGACATGAAGGTCGGCCACTACATGAAGATCCCGCCGCGCACCATGTTCGCCGCCCAGACCTTCGCCGTCGTGTGGCTGTCCATggtccagctcgccgcctACAACTTCCTGCGCGGCAACATCGACGGCATCTGCACCCCGAGCCAGGCCCAGGGCCTCACCTGCCCCCAGGCCCGCACCTTTTACAACGCCAGCGTCATCTGGGGCGTCATCGGGCCCCGCCGCAtgttcggcgccggccagcTGTACTCGTGGGTCAACTACTTCTggctcatcggcgccgtctgcCCCGTCATCCAGTActtcctcgcccgccgctACCCGCGCAGCATGCTCCGCTACGTCTTCTTCCCGGccatcttcggcgccgccggcatgaTCCCTCCCGCGACCATCTGGTGGCTGGGACAGTGGGTTATTGTCGGTCTCATCTTCAACTGGTGGATCCGCGCCCGCTACACGGGCTGGTGGA ctcGCTACAACTACGTGCTGTCCGGCGCTCTTGACATCGGTACCGCCCTCTGCATCGTCGTCTCCGGCCTCGCCCTGGGTTTGTCCAACACGACGTTCCCCGACTGGTGGGGCAACACGGTCCCCTTTAACAACCTGGACTCGGATGGTGCTGCCGTCAGCAAGATCCTTCCCAAGGATGGATCCTTCATCGGACCGACCTCCTGGTAG
- a CDS encoding glycosyl hydrolase family 61 yields MKFLASIVPFFACAGAHTIFQRLTVNGADLGRLTGIRAPEKTDPLQDVNDAGFACNNDIRHEDRSLVAVPAGARVGALWAHGIDGPLYPNDVDNPIAPSHKGPIMVYLAKVDDAVSANRNPKGALDWFKISEKGLEDDGVWAVDELIADDGWYNFTMPSCVAPGQYLMRVEILALHGAYDQGGAQFYMGCAQIRVDGAGNGKPPSELVRFPGAYSATDPSIHVSIYDDYGRPNNARRPYRIPGPKVLSCN; encoded by the exons atgaAGTTCCTCGCCAGCATCGTACCCTTCTTCGCCTGCGCCGGCGCGCACACCATCTTCCAGCGGCTGaccgtcaacggcgccgacctgGGACGCCTGACGGGCATCCGCGCGCCCGAGAAGACCGACCCCCTACAGGACGTCAACGACGCCGGCTTTGCGTGCAACAACGACATCCGGCACGAGGACAGGTCCCTCGTCGCCgtgcccgccggcgccaggGTGGGCGCGCTCTGGGCTCACGGCATTGACGGGCCCCTGTACCCgaacgacgtcgacaacccCATCGCCCCGAGCCACaaag GCCCCATCATGGTGTAcctcgccaaggtcgacgatgccgtgTCCGCCAACAGGAACCCCAAGGGCGCCCTGGACTGGTTCAAGATCTCGGAAAAGGgtctcgaagacgacggcgtctGGGCCGTGGACGAGCTgatcgccgacgacgggtgGTACAACTTCACCATGCCCTCCTGCGTCGCCCCGGGCCAGTACCTCATGAGGGTCGAGATCCTCGCCCTGCACGGCGCGTATGACCAAGGAGGGGCCCAGTTCTACATGGGATGCGCGCA GATCCGGGTCGACGGGGCCGGGAACGGGAAGCCCCCCTCGGAGCTCGTCAGGTTCCCGGGCGCCTATAGCGCGACGGACCCGAGCATCCACGTCAGCATCTACGACGACTACGGCCGGCCGAACAACGCGAGGAGGCCGTACAGGATCCCAGGTCCCAAGGTGCTCTCCTGCAACTGA